GATCGAGCTGATCAAGCAGGTCGAGATCAACGTTGATTACATCCTGATGCTGGTCGAAAAGTACCTGAAGAAGAAAGGCTCGGGCGAAGACAAAGAGATTCGGGCGACTATCGAACGTGCGATCAATGCCAGCCCCAGCTTGCGCAACAAAAAAGACCTCATCGAACAGTTTGTGGATTCCGTCTCTGTGAGCGCCAAGGTCGATGCGGAATGGGTCGCATTCATTACCACCAAAAAGGCGGAGGAACTTGACCGGATCATCGCGGATGAAGGTCTCAACGAAGACGAGACGAAGGCGTTTGTTGACAACGCGTTCCGGGACGGCGCGATCCCGGTCACCGGCAGCGCCATCACGAAGATTCTGCCGCCGGTTTCAAGGTTCAACAAAAACAACGGCCATGCGGTGAAGAAGCAAACGGTGTTGGACAAGCTGGGTGCGTTCTTCGAGCGTTTCTTCGGCCTGATCTGAGGACATGATGATGACGGC
This portion of the bacterium genome encodes:
- a CDS encoding type I restriction endonuclease subunit R gives rise to the protein IELIKQVEINVDYILMLVEKYLKKKGSGEDKEIRATIERAINASPSLRNKKDLIEQFVDSVSVSAKVDAEWVAFITTKKAEELDRIIADEGLNEDETKAFVDNAFRDGAIPVTGSAITKILPPVSRFNKNNGHAVKKQTVLDKLGAFFERFFGLI